Proteins from a genomic interval of Chroococcidiopsis thermalis PCC 7203:
- a CDS encoding DJ-1/PfpI family protein — protein sequence MTAKKILMLVGDYVEDYEVMVPFQALQMVGHTVHAVCPDKTAGEKVRTAIHDFEGDQTYSEKPGHNFALNASFDEVKAENYDALVIPGGRAPEYIRLNQKVLDIARHFAQTNKPIAAICHGLQVLAAADVLQGKSCTAYPACGPDVMKTGGLYVHIPPDEAMVDGNLVTAPAWLAHPNWLAEFLKLLGTNIEHLSATNDQLPVSSYQ from the coding sequence ATGACGGCGAAAAAAATTTTGATGCTGGTTGGTGACTACGTAGAAGATTATGAAGTCATGGTTCCATTCCAGGCGCTACAGATGGTAGGACATACAGTTCATGCTGTCTGTCCTGATAAAACAGCAGGGGAAAAGGTACGCACGGCAATACACGATTTTGAAGGCGACCAAACTTACAGTGAGAAGCCAGGACATAACTTTGCCTTAAACGCCTCCTTCGATGAAGTTAAAGCCGAAAACTACGACGCTTTAGTCATACCAGGCGGTAGAGCGCCAGAATACATCCGTCTAAATCAAAAAGTTTTGGATATTGCACGCCACTTTGCCCAAACCAACAAACCAATTGCGGCAATTTGTCACGGCTTACAAGTCCTAGCAGCAGCCGATGTATTACAAGGTAAGAGTTGCACTGCATACCCAGCCTGCGGACCCGACGTGATGAAAACTGGCGGTTTATACGTTCACATTCCTCCAGACGAGGCGATGGTGGATGGTAACTTGGTTACAGCACCCGCATGGCTCGCTCATCCTAACTGGTTAGCAGAATTTCTCAAGTTGTTGGGAACCAACATCGAGCATTTATCAGCTACCAATGACCAGTTACCAGTGAGCAGTTATCAGTGA
- a CDS encoding cell division protein FtsQ/DivIB: MRRNRDFGQVLKAIWQTLSLSGLLAITIWAMTRPSWVLRDNRQVAIEGNSLLSKPVILSRLALAYPQSLLQISPMAIAQTLESYPPIADAKVARRLFPPSLVVQVQERTPVAVAIARLIPNSSTPYSKASVGFLDSRGAWIPFESYPAQVRQRLKPQLKVLGSPETYRAYWSSLYQKIGQSGIEVLEIDCQDPSNLILKTELGTVHLGPYSERLTKQLHVLAQMSPISTQINSRQIDYIDLKNPAAPLVQMYQKETEASPVQNVPTNPKIIKSNLQ, encoded by the coding sequence ATGAGACGAAACCGCGATTTTGGGCAGGTACTAAAGGCTATTTGGCAGACACTATCTCTATCGGGGCTTTTGGCTATTACAATTTGGGCAATGACGCGACCTAGTTGGGTGTTACGCGACAATCGACAAGTGGCGATTGAAGGTAACAGTTTGTTATCTAAGCCAGTTATTCTTTCGCGCCTCGCTCTAGCATATCCTCAATCGCTGCTGCAAATTTCGCCAATGGCGATCGCTCAAACTTTGGAATCCTACCCTCCAATTGCTGATGCTAAGGTGGCTCGCCGACTCTTTCCTCCTAGTTTAGTCGTCCAAGTGCAAGAACGCACGCCTGTAGCTGTAGCGATCGCCCGTTTGATTCCCAATAGTTCCACACCCTACTCCAAAGCATCTGTTGGCTTTCTCGACTCGCGGGGCGCGTGGATTCCATTTGAATCTTACCCTGCCCAAGTTCGGCAGCGTCTTAAGCCTCAATTAAAAGTTTTGGGTTCGCCAGAGACTTATCGCGCTTACTGGAGTTCCCTCTATCAAAAAATCGGTCAAAGTGGGATTGAAGTTTTGGAAATTGATTGTCAAGATCCAAGCAATCTCATTCTCAAAACTGAATTAGGAACCGTCCACCTCGGTCCTTACAGCGAACGATTAACCAAACAACTTCATGTTTTGGCTCAAATGAGTCCGATTTCAACTCAAATTAATTCTCGCCAAATTGACTATATAGACTTGAAAAATCCTGCCGCTCCTTTAGTACAAATGTATCAAAAAGAAACTGAAGCAAGCCCAGTCCAGAACGTACCGACAAATCCAAAAATAATCAAAAGTAATCTACAGTAA
- a CDS encoding ABC transporter ATP-binding protein — MSANAIRTAQLCRSFGNVTALDNLSLEVPQGIVFGFLGANGSGKTTTIRLLLGILEPTAGQAEVLGFDCRTHSHAIRQRTGALLEHPGLYERLSAEDNLEFYARAWRIPTAKRRSRIQELLSHMGLWQRRHQRVGEWSRGMKQKLAIARAMLHSPPLIFLDEPTIGLDPVAAAALRDNIQEMVAQEGVTVFLTTHNLAEAEKLCQQVGVIRQGKLLAVGHPERLRSQAGNPKLEIIGRGFTANALDWLESQPLIAEIDISKINNESDRLTISQHQLISSAPIVKMLVQAGVEVEEVRKVSPTLEEVFLSLMEQ, encoded by the coding sequence ATGAGTGCTAATGCAATTCGGACTGCTCAACTATGTCGGAGTTTTGGTAATGTTACGGCTTTGGACAACTTATCGCTGGAAGTCCCGCAAGGAATTGTGTTTGGCTTTTTGGGGGCGAATGGTTCTGGTAAAACTACAACAATTAGGCTTCTACTAGGAATTTTAGAGCCAACGGCTGGTCAAGCTGAGGTACTGGGTTTCGATTGCCGTACCCACTCCCATGCCATTCGCCAGCGCACGGGTGCTTTGCTAGAACACCCAGGACTTTACGAACGACTCAGCGCAGAAGATAACTTAGAATTTTACGCTCGGGCTTGGCGCATTCCCACAGCCAAAAGGCGATCGCGGATTCAAGAATTACTTTCACACATGGGTTTGTGGCAGCGCCGCCATCAAAGAGTAGGAGAATGGAGTCGGGGCATGAAACAAAAACTCGCGATCGCTCGGGCGATGTTACATTCTCCGCCATTAATCTTTCTCGACGAACCCACCATCGGACTCGATCCCGTCGCTGCTGCTGCTTTGCGCGACAACATTCAGGAAATGGTAGCGCAGGAAGGAGTGACAGTATTCTTAACGACTCACAACTTGGCAGAAGCCGAAAAATTGTGTCAGCAAGTCGGCGTGATTCGTCAAGGTAAACTTTTAGCAGTAGGACATCCCGAGCGGTTGCGATCGCAAGCTGGCAATCCCAAACTAGAAATTATCGGACGTGGATTTACAGCAAATGCGCTCGATTGGTTAGAGTCTCAACCGCTCATTGCTGAGATTGACATTTCTAAAATTAACAATGAGAGCGATCGCTTAACTATCTCCCAACATCAACTCATCAGTTCTGCTCCCATCGTCAAAATGTTAGTCCAAGCTGGAGTAGAAGTAGAAGAAGTTCGCAAAGTCAGTCCTACGCTGGAAGAGGTTTTTTTAAGCTTGATGGAACAGTAG
- the ftsZ gene encoding cell division protein FtsZ, whose product MTLNSKIDVTLKTSQSPGRSDFPLGMNSTGDFNSTGLHLGQNYIREVATGEDNLSDSNILPSRVANIKVIGVGGGGGNAVNRMIESGVTGVEFWSINTDAQALTHSAAPRKLQIGQKLTRGLGAGGNPAMGEKAAEESRDEIANAIGEADLVFITAGMGGGTGTGAAPTVAEIAKEKGILTVGVVTRPFGFEGRRRANQAHQGIDALKDRVDTMILIPNDKLLSVISEQTALRDAFLTADEVLRQGVQGISDIITIPGLVNVDFADVKAVMADAGSALMGIGTGSGKTRAREAANAAISSPLLESSIEGAKGVVINITGGSDMTLHEVNMAADTIYEVVDPNANIIFGAVIDDKLQGEMKITVIATGFNQADSQPTTPTPGIPIAKKSPTAPAPSTPSANDNKEKPGLDIPEFLQRRRPSR is encoded by the coding sequence ATGACACTTAACAGTAAAATAGACGTTACCCTTAAAACCTCCCAATCTCCAGGGCGGTCGGATTTTCCATTAGGCATGAATTCGACTGGGGACTTTAACAGTACAGGGCTGCATCTCGGACAAAACTACATCAGGGAAGTTGCTACTGGGGAGGACAACTTGAGCGATAGCAATATTCTTCCGAGTCGGGTAGCGAATATCAAAGTAATCGGTGTCGGTGGCGGTGGTGGCAATGCTGTCAATCGAATGATTGAGAGTGGGGTTACTGGTGTAGAGTTTTGGTCAATTAATACTGATGCTCAGGCGCTGACCCATAGCGCCGCACCTAGAAAGCTACAGATCGGACAAAAGCTGACGCGAGGACTAGGAGCAGGTGGCAATCCAGCAATGGGAGAGAAAGCGGCAGAGGAGTCGCGAGATGAAATTGCTAACGCTATAGGAGAAGCAGACCTAGTATTTATCACCGCTGGGATGGGAGGCGGTACTGGTACAGGTGCGGCACCAACTGTGGCGGAAATCGCCAAGGAAAAGGGTATTTTAACTGTAGGCGTTGTCACCCGTCCTTTTGGTTTTGAAGGTCGTCGCCGTGCTAACCAAGCCCACCAAGGGATAGACGCACTGAAAGACCGAGTTGATACAATGATTTTGATCCCCAACGATAAACTGCTATCGGTGATCTCCGAGCAGACCGCGTTGCGAGATGCGTTTCTGACTGCTGATGAAGTTCTGCGTCAAGGGGTACAAGGAATCTCCGATATTATCACGATCCCTGGGTTAGTGAATGTAGATTTTGCCGACGTGAAAGCAGTCATGGCAGATGCGGGATCGGCACTAATGGGGATCGGCACCGGCTCTGGTAAAACCCGTGCTAGAGAAGCAGCAAACGCAGCTATTTCTTCTCCTTTACTGGAGTCGTCAATTGAAGGAGCAAAAGGAGTCGTCATTAATATTACTGGTGGCAGCGATATGACGCTGCATGAGGTGAATATGGCAGCAGATACGATTTATGAAGTCGTCGATCCCAATGCTAATATCATTTTTGGTGCAGTGATTGATGACAAACTACAAGGGGAAATGAAAATCACTGTCATTGCTACCGGATTCAATCAAGCTGATTCTCAACCAACTACCCCGACTCCAGGTATACCAATTGCTAAAAAATCCCCAACAGCACCAGCGCCGTCAACGCCATCAGCTAATGACAACAAAGAAAAACCTGGCTTGGATATTCCCGAGTTTTTGCAACGGCGGCGACCTTCACGTTGA
- a CDS encoding DUF2839 domain-containing protein → MGEAKRRKAALGDKYGQEAQIFPWLPVTKSQAQKLTQWSTRISWIGIGLLVASWVTIRFIGPAFGWWQTVD, encoded by the coding sequence ATGGGAGAAGCAAAGCGTCGTAAAGCTGCGTTGGGAGATAAGTACGGTCAAGAAGCACAAATCTTTCCCTGGCTTCCCGTGACTAAGAGTCAAGCACAGAAACTTACGCAGTGGAGTACCCGCATTAGTTGGATTGGTATTGGACTATTAGTTGCTTCCTGGGTCACAATTCGATTTATTGGACCCGCCTTTGGTTGGTGGCAAACTGTTGATTAG
- a CDS encoding M48 family metallopeptidase — protein MPTYPDISCETFRHPLDRQAEQALRSLPGFDLVATQFIKFFYERPQMVYHMGNSIQVGARQYSSVYQIFRECVRDLDISPEPVLFVSQTPVVNAYALGQEEPNIVLNTGLLDLLNPTEIRTVIAHELGHLKCGHTILIQMATWVISTANYIGARTLGLGNLVSSGLVFAFYEWKRKAELSADRAALMVMDDLKPVLQTMMKLAGGSIQYGHECSLDEFIRQAERFQELDQDSLNQVYKFLLYNNFPQNLFLTHPFAVERITYLQQWANSAEYRQIRQGNYSRSPAQNAVNVQTESSPSAATEDLRRQIEELQREIDRIKKRGEE, from the coding sequence ATGCCAACTTATCCAGACATTTCTTGCGAAACTTTTCGCCATCCGCTCGATCGGCAAGCGGAACAAGCTTTACGGAGTTTACCAGGTTTTGATTTGGTAGCGACACAATTCATCAAATTTTTCTACGAACGCCCCCAAATGGTCTATCACATGGGCAACAGCATTCAAGTGGGAGCGCGCCAGTATTCTAGCGTCTACCAAATTTTTCGCGAATGCGTTCGAGATTTAGATATTTCTCCAGAACCAGTTTTGTTCGTGTCTCAAACTCCCGTCGTCAATGCCTATGCTCTCGGTCAGGAGGAACCTAATATCGTTCTCAACACTGGACTGTTGGATCTATTGAATCCTACAGAAATTCGCACGGTGATAGCACACGAATTAGGACATCTCAAATGCGGTCATACAATTTTGATTCAAATGGCAACTTGGGTGATTTCCACGGCTAACTATATTGGAGCTAGAACTCTAGGGTTGGGAAATTTAGTCAGTAGTGGATTGGTATTTGCCTTCTACGAATGGAAGCGGAAAGCCGAGTTATCAGCAGATCGAGCAGCCTTGATGGTGATGGACGATCTTAAACCAGTCTTGCAAACAATGATGAAGCTAGCTGGGGGTAGCATTCAGTACGGTCATGAATGCAGTTTAGACGAGTTTATCCGGCAAGCAGAAAGATTCCAAGAACTCGACCAAGATAGCTTGAACCAAGTTTATAAATTTCTGCTTTACAATAACTTTCCCCAAAACTTGTTTCTAACGCATCCATTTGCGGTAGAACGGATAACTTATCTGCAACAATGGGCAAATTCTGCCGAATATCGTCAAATTCGCCAAGGAAATTATTCGCGATCGCCAGCTCAAAACGCAGTTAACGTCCAAACAGAATCATCCCCATCTGCCGCAACAGAGGATTTGCGCCGTCAAATTGAAGAATTGCAACGCGAGATCGATCGAATCAAGAAGAGGGGTGAGGAGTGA
- the lysS gene encoding lysine--tRNA ligase, which yields MAEEDIRATRLEKVEQLRQLGLNPYAYRWESTHHAAQLQEKYADLPNGEEVEIEVAIAGRIIARRVFGKLAFFGLQDETGTIQLYLDKKRIDTTMAEIDPDAFNHLKQLTDAGDILGAKGTIKRTEKGELSVFVNQYAILTKSLLPLPDKWHGLTDVAKRYRQRYVDLIVNPEVRQTFRRRAQITAGIRRFLEQQGFIEIETPVLQAEAGGADARPFITHHNTLEMDLYLRIATELHLKRLVVGGFEKVFELGRIFRNEGVSTRHNPEFTSIEIYQAYADYHDVMQLVENIITTVTREVLGTLQITYQDEAIDLTPPWRRVTMHDLVQEKTGLDFHAFSSLDEAKVAAKQAGIQAVEECTSIGKLLNETFEQSCEATLIQPTYVIDYPVEISPLSKPHRSKPGLVERFELFVAGRETANGFSELSDPIDQRQRLEAQAARKAAGDLEAQGVDEDFLTALEYGLPPTGGVGIGIDRLVMLLTDCASIRDAIAFPLLKPEASE from the coding sequence ATGGCAGAAGAAGATATCCGTGCCACGCGGTTAGAGAAAGTCGAGCAGTTGCGGCAGTTGGGTTTAAATCCCTATGCTTATCGTTGGGAATCTACCCACCATGCAGCTCAATTACAAGAAAAGTATGCCGACTTACCCAATGGGGAAGAGGTAGAAATAGAAGTGGCGATCGCGGGTAGAATCATCGCGCGCCGCGTTTTTGGCAAACTGGCTTTCTTCGGCTTGCAAGACGAGACTGGCACGATCCAGCTGTATTTAGATAAAAAAAGAATCGATACTACGATGGCAGAGATCGATCCAGATGCCTTCAATCATCTGAAGCAACTGACAGACGCAGGGGACATTTTAGGCGCAAAAGGGACGATCAAACGCACGGAAAAGGGTGAATTATCGGTTTTTGTTAACCAATACGCTATTCTTACCAAGTCTTTACTTCCCTTGCCCGATAAGTGGCATGGCTTGACTGATGTAGCTAAGCGCTATCGTCAGCGTTACGTAGATTTAATTGTCAATCCAGAAGTCCGGCAAACTTTTCGCCGTCGCGCTCAAATTACGGCAGGAATTCGCCGCTTTTTGGAGCAGCAGGGTTTTATTGAAATTGAAACTCCTGTGCTACAAGCAGAAGCAGGCGGGGCTGATGCTCGTCCCTTCATCACGCATCACAACACCCTAGAAATGGATTTGTATCTGCGGATTGCCACAGAACTCCATCTCAAGCGGTTGGTCGTGGGTGGATTTGAGAAAGTATTTGAATTGGGGCGCATTTTTCGGAACGAGGGCGTTTCTACCCGTCACAATCCAGAATTTACTTCGATTGAAATTTACCAAGCCTACGCCGATTATCACGACGTGATGCAATTGGTAGAAAATATCATCACTACTGTGACACGGGAAGTCTTAGGCACGCTGCAAATCACCTATCAAGACGAGGCGATCGATCTCACACCCCCGTGGCGCAGGGTGACGATGCACGATCTCGTACAGGAGAAAACAGGATTAGACTTTCATGCTTTCTCAAGTTTAGATGAGGCAAAGGTTGCGGCGAAACAAGCGGGAATTCAAGCAGTTGAGGAATGTACTTCGATTGGCAAACTCTTGAATGAGACGTTTGAACAATCTTGCGAAGCCACGCTGATTCAACCTACATATGTCATCGATTACCCTGTAGAAATTTCGCCACTTTCCAAGCCTCACCGCTCAAAGCCTGGTTTGGTAGAGCGATTTGAGTTATTTGTAGCTGGACGCGAAACCGCCAACGGATTTTCTGAGTTGAGCGATCCGATCGATCAAAGACAGCGATTAGAAGCACAAGCAGCCCGTAAAGCAGCTGGAGATTTAGAAGCACAGGGAGTAGACGAAGACTTTCTCACAGCTTTAGAGTACGGCTTGCCACCTACTGGTGGTGTAGGCATCGGGATCGATCGCCTGGTGATGCTCTTAACCGATTGTGCCAGTATTCGGGATGCGATCGCCTTTCCTTTACTGAAACCAGAAGCAAGCGAATAG
- a CDS encoding MBL fold metallo-hydrolase, which yields MKLTRIDLNSWLLEIAGLRVLIDPWLIDPLVFYGQPWLFSATHLKPPAYNPTTLPNIDLILISQGLDDHCHKPTLEQLDRQIPVVGSPTAAKIVQGLGYTDVRSLIPGQTNIFGKLRITAVTGAPIQGQVENGYFLKDVESGETVYYEPHWFQSEKVTAQFQGRLDVAIAPIIGQVFPLLGQVIMGSTEAMHLIQTLHPRVFVPTSLGEIEARGILPMLIRSIGSVEEFSDRLAASGSKTQLLLPAAGETLAIEPIKL from the coding sequence ATGAAACTGACTAGAATCGATTTAAATAGCTGGTTATTAGAAATTGCTGGGCTGAGAGTGCTGATCGATCCGTGGCTGATCGATCCGCTAGTTTTTTATGGGCAACCTTGGCTATTTTCCGCGACTCATCTCAAGCCACCAGCATACAACCCGACTACGCTGCCAAACATAGATTTAATTTTAATTTCTCAAGGGTTGGACGATCACTGCCACAAACCCACGTTAGAACAATTAGATCGTCAGATTCCGGTGGTAGGTTCGCCTACAGCAGCGAAAATTGTTCAGGGCTTAGGTTACACTGACGTTCGTTCTCTGATACCGGGACAAACTAACATTTTTGGCAAGTTGAGAATCACCGCCGTTACAGGCGCACCAATTCAAGGTCAAGTAGAAAATGGCTATTTCCTCAAAGACGTGGAGAGTGGGGAAACAGTTTACTACGAGCCTCATTGGTTCCAGTCCGAGAAAGTTACAGCTCAATTTCAAGGTAGGCTAGATGTAGCGATCGCCCCGATTATCGGACAGGTATTTCCACTGCTGGGACAGGTGATTATGGGATCGACAGAGGCAATGCATTTGATTCAAACTTTGCATCCCCGCGTTTTCGTTCCTACATCTTTAGGCGAGATCGAAGCTCGGGGAATTTTGCCGATGTTAATTCGATCGATTGGTAGTGTAGAAGAATTTAGCGATCGCCTAGCAGCTTCTGGCTCTAAAACTCAATTACTTCTACCTGCTGCTGGGGAAACTTTGGCAATCGAACCAATTAAATTGTAG
- a CDS encoding helicase C-terminal domain-containing protein produces the protein MIEVEVHYSLHNFLRSQAEAAWSHHLTMARLVARALRLGRSALIQVGAGCGYQGRYRLSYLAPALLWQSPAVIVATEEVQQRLLRVEIPPLQQWLQTNKSIIVGDRWIHPDFQGILLITPAAWLQAQWAGTGDFPPNIPTLIDGVDDLEDWARSQLTVSIHPGNWDELMLAYPDRAEVIREARVQLTKAVFRHPANPYECYLVSPAERDILESLFTRLGDKEDKGDKGDKVALNSDFRLPIPDYAANVGEDASPPAASQLPNSLSLPKNWYLFQQRSQTPDCLLWMSLNRSQGLFSLYCAPAEVASALAPIWTRQPVVFMGSALDRETEATTYRKRLGLPEELTCLKFAGDRHNESIQLYTPERFPLPNTPQYQPALMREIYALIGATVSPGLTMILVGDLPLKQQIGAQLAAEFGSRVQVEKMSLDENSILVSGWDFWQQHQGILPVPQLTIITTLPIPSLEHPIVAGRVEYYKRSRQDWFALYLLPAALNQLQRAIAPMRDRQGVVALLDSRVLHRSYGQQVLAALSPAARCNYLDASLFAKD, from the coding sequence GTGATTGAAGTAGAGGTACATTATTCCCTGCACAACTTCCTGCGATCGCAGGCGGAGGCTGCATGGTCGCATCATTTGACGATGGCGCGACTCGTAGCTAGAGCTTTGCGGCTCGGACGTAGTGCTTTGATTCAGGTGGGTGCTGGTTGCGGCTATCAGGGACGTTATCGCCTGAGCTATCTAGCGCCAGCTCTACTTTGGCAATCTCCGGCGGTCATAGTAGCAACAGAGGAAGTGCAACAGCGTCTGTTGCGAGTAGAAATTCCGCCTCTACAGCAATGGCTGCAAACGAATAAAAGTATTATCGTCGGCGATCGCTGGATTCATCCCGATTTTCAAGGTATTTTACTCATTACCCCTGCGGCTTGGCTGCAAGCTCAATGGGCGGGAACGGGCGATTTTCCGCCCAACATTCCGACACTAATTGATGGGGTGGACGATTTAGAAGACTGGGCGCGATCGCAACTAACTGTTAGCATTCATCCTGGTAATTGGGACGAATTGATGCTGGCTTATCCCGATCGGGCGGAAGTGATTCGGGAAGCGCGAGTCCAACTGACAAAAGCCGTCTTCCGACATCCAGCCAACCCATACGAGTGCTATCTCGTCTCCCCAGCAGAGCGGGATATTCTGGAAAGCCTGTTTACTAGGCTAGGAGATAAGGAAGACAAGGGAGACAAGGGAGACAAGGTAGCATTGAATTCTGACTTCCGACTCCCGATTCCCGACTACGCAGCTAATGTCGGCGAAGACGCTTCGCCGCCCGCTGCTTCCCAACTCCCGAATTCTCTCTCTTTACCGAAGAATTGGTATTTGTTCCAACAGCGATCGCAAACACCAGACTGCTTGCTGTGGATGAGCCTAAACCGCTCTCAAGGCTTATTTTCACTCTACTGCGCTCCCGCAGAGGTGGCTTCGGCTCTTGCACCAATTTGGACTCGACAGCCTGTAGTCTTCATGGGTAGTGCCTTAGATCGAGAAACAGAGGCTACGACTTATCGCAAGCGCTTGGGTTTACCAGAAGAACTGACTTGTTTGAAGTTTGCTGGCGATCGCCACAACGAATCAATTCAACTCTACACGCCAGAACGCTTTCCTTTACCCAATACCCCCCAATATCAACCCGCTTTGATGCGGGAAATTTATGCTTTGATTGGTGCGACGGTATCGCCAGGATTAACAATGATTTTAGTTGGTGATTTGCCTTTAAAACAGCAAATCGGGGCGCAATTAGCCGCAGAGTTTGGTTCGCGGGTACAGGTAGAAAAAATGAGTTTGGATGAGAATAGCATTCTCGTCAGCGGTTGGGACTTTTGGCAGCAGCATCAAGGTATCTTGCCAGTACCGCAACTCACGATTATTACAACATTACCCATACCATCTCTAGAGCATCCAATTGTGGCGGGTCGAGTCGAATACTATAAGCGATCGCGTCAAGACTGGTTTGCCCTTTATCTATTACCTGCGGCTTTAAATCAATTACAACGGGCGATCGCGCCTATGCGCGATCGTCAAGGAGTCGTAGCTTTACTAGATAGTCGCGTATTACACCGCAGTTATGGACAGCAGGTACTTGCAGCTCTTAGCCCTGCCGCTAGATGTAATTATTTAGATGCTAGTTTGTTTGCAAAAGATTAG
- the aroC gene encoding chorismate synthase — MGNTFGHLFRVTTFGESHGGGVGVVIDGCPPRLEISVEEIQWELDRRRPGQSKITTPRKEADSCEILSGIFEGKTLGTPISILVRNKDTRPQDYDEMQQKYRPSHADATYDAKYGIRNWQGGGRSSARETIGRVAAGAIAKKILHQVAGVEVVAYVKRIKDIEGVVDPSSVTLEQVESNIVRCPDPECADRMIELIEQIGRQGDSVGGVVECVTRNVPRGLGSPVFDKLEADLAKAVMSLPATKGFEIGSGFAGTLMTGSEHNDEYYTDENGEIRTVTNRSGGVQGGISNGENIILRIAFKPTATIRKEQKTVTNAGEETLLAAKGRHDPCVLPRAVPMVEAMVALVLCDHLLRHQGQCSVLS, encoded by the coding sequence ATGGGCAATACCTTCGGACATTTATTTCGGGTGACGACTTTTGGCGAATCGCACGGTGGCGGTGTGGGAGTCGTCATTGATGGATGTCCACCACGCTTGGAGATTTCCGTGGAGGAAATTCAGTGGGAACTCGATCGCCGGCGACCAGGGCAAAGTAAAATTACCACACCCCGTAAAGAAGCTGATAGCTGCGAAATTTTGTCGGGGATATTTGAGGGAAAAACACTAGGGACACCAATCTCGATTTTGGTGCGCAACAAAGATACCCGTCCCCAAGATTATGACGAGATGCAACAAAAGTATCGCCCTTCCCATGCCGATGCGACCTATGATGCTAAATACGGGATTCGTAACTGGCAAGGCGGGGGACGTTCTTCAGCTAGAGAGACAATTGGCAGAGTTGCAGCAGGGGCGATCGCTAAAAAAATCTTACATCAAGTTGCTGGGGTAGAAGTTGTTGCTTATGTTAAGCGCATCAAAGACATAGAAGGCGTTGTCGATCCCAGCAGCGTAACTCTAGAACAGGTAGAAAGTAACATTGTCCGCTGTCCCGATCCCGAATGTGCCGATCGCATGATTGAATTGATCGAGCAGATTGGCAGACAAGGCGATTCTGTCGGTGGTGTTGTCGAGTGCGTAACGCGCAACGTACCTAGAGGTTTGGGTTCTCCAGTATTTGACAAACTAGAAGCAGATTTAGCGAAAGCTGTCATGTCTTTACCCGCTACCAAAGGCTTTGAAATTGGCTCTGGGTTTGCGGGAACTCTGATGACAGGTAGCGAACACAACGACGAATACTATACAGATGAAAATGGAGAAATTCGCACTGTTACCAACCGTTCTGGTGGGGTACAAGGAGGAATTTCTAACGGTGAGAATATTATTTTGCGAATTGCTTTTAAACCAACAGCGACAATTCGGAAGGAACAAAAGACAGTCACAAATGCAGGGGAAGAGACACTATTAGCAGCCAAAGGTAGACACGATCCCTGCGTGTTGCCCAGAGCTGTACCGATGGTAGAGGCAATGGTAGCTTTAGTACTATGCGATCATTTACTGCGGCATCAAGGTCAA
- a CDS encoding DUF1815 family protein translates to MFLRLAEQHRQYVQDLVMNLQALAIVLERRGYPASCYTCGGQMSSASFMVSLADNHLIRFLVSDYGITWTEMRDDRELMKLEGAEAISQLQELANLVKNSISPSDLPKLITKRA, encoded by the coding sequence GTGTTTCTGAGATTGGCAGAGCAACACCGACAATACGTCCAAGATCTGGTAATGAACCTCCAAGCCTTGGCGATTGTACTAGAGCGGCGGGGATATCCTGCGTCTTGTTATACTTGCGGCGGACAAATGAGCAGTGCCTCATTTATGGTCAGTTTGGCAGATAATCATCTGATTCGGTTTTTGGTGTCCGATTACGGCATTACCTGGACTGAAATGAGAGACGATCGCGAACTCATGAAGTTGGAGGGTGCAGAGGCAATTAGTCAGTTACAAGAACTTGCTAATTTAGTCAAAAACTCCATTTCGCCCAGCGACTTGCCGAAGCTGATAACAAAGCGAGCGTGA